ATTCAATATATCACTCCTAGAATGCATTCATACTTACATTACATTATTTTTGTTACATAGTTGTTTTGTGAAATAAAATTATACGCGTTTAGGTTTTAATTAAAACGCATACAATGTTTAGCTAAAAATCCAAACACGTTTTCAAGTGATATTTACACAAATTATCTTTTGTGATATTTTATGATTTGTAAGTAAAATTGGTGAGTAAAAATATTTAACTATTTATTGACTATATATTTCAGTAAAATTCCACCTAAAATGCCAAGGGACGTACTAAATAGAGTGCCTACTAGATAATATTGAGCAAAATATTTTTCTTCTAATTCACGGAATCTTGCTATTGACTTTGCTGTGAATATAAATGCTATCGCTTGATATGCTCCATTGATAACTAAAGTGATTATAATAAATCTTTCAAATATTCCTATATAGTCACTGGCAGAAGTTTTTTCTAAGGGGGATATGATTTGAACATTCATTACCTTATTTTTATAAGGTTGAAGATAAAGTTCAGATATAACAACATTTATAAAGAATCTTCCACCAAAACATACATACAAGTATATAATTAAATAACTTAGAATATCTATAGTAGAAGTTCTGTTGAGGTAGCCACAGTTGATAATGTTTTCACTACTTTGCATATTAGTTTGTCCCCAAATAAAAGCAATAACTGCTATATGTAGGATTTGATCTATAATAAAAATTAAAGAATTAATCCATCGGAATAGGGGACTTAAAATAATATAA
The genomic region above belongs to Clostridium sp. AWRP and contains:
- a CDS encoding DUF3307 domain-containing protein, producing the protein MVFLQLAILSHCLADFIFQSNDIVQLRKSSNLKKCLKGNIIHAIIVFSILFTFLIVGYKFKTTLAYSLLIGLFHFTIDLIKNLLSLKIKSIHDKPICHQKTSFLYIILSPLFRWINSLIFIIDQILHIAVIAFIWGQTNMQSSENIINCGYLNRTSTIDILSYLIIYLYVCFGGRFFINVVISELYLQPYKNKVMNVQIISPLEKTSASDYIGIFERFIIITLVINGAYQAIAFIFTAKSIARFRELEEKYFAQYYLVGTLFSTSLGILGGILLKYIVNK